A section of the Quatrionicoccus australiensis genome encodes:
- a CDS encoding PilT/PilU family type 4a pilus ATPase: MERDQAMKFMHDLLRLMSQKKGSDLFITAGFPPAIKIDGKITPVSNQVLTASHTAELARSIMNDRQAAEFEATKECNFAISPSGIGRFRVNALVQQGRVGVVCRTINMSIPTLDELQLPPVLKDLAMTKRGLIIMVGGTGTGKSTSLAAVVDYRNENSYGHIITVEDPIEYVHEHKNCIITQREVGVDTDDWGPALRNTLRQAPDVIMMGEIRDRNTMDYAIAFAETGHLALATLHANSANQAIDRIINFFPEERRQQLLMDLSLNLRAMVSQRLLPKKDGKGRVAAVEILLNSPLISDLIFKGEVHEIKEIMKKSRELGMQTFDQALFDLYEAGKITYEDALRNADSLNDLRLQIKLLGKDAKDRDLTSGLGHLDIV; the protein is encoded by the coding sequence ATGGAACGCGATCAGGCAATGAAATTCATGCACGACCTGCTGCGGCTGATGTCGCAGAAAAAAGGGTCGGATTTGTTCATCACCGCCGGCTTTCCGCCGGCGATCAAGATCGACGGCAAGATCACGCCGGTCTCCAATCAGGTGCTGACGGCCTCGCATACCGCCGAGCTGGCGCGCTCGATCATGAACGACCGCCAGGCCGCCGAATTCGAAGCGACCAAGGAATGCAATTTCGCCATTTCGCCGAGCGGCATCGGCCGTTTCCGGGTCAATGCGCTGGTCCAGCAGGGGCGAGTCGGCGTCGTCTGCCGCACCATCAACATGAGCATTCCAACCCTGGACGAGCTGCAATTGCCGCCGGTGCTCAAGGATCTGGCAATGACCAAGCGCGGCCTGATCATCATGGTCGGCGGCACCGGTACCGGCAAATCGACGTCGCTGGCGGCGGTGGTCGATTACCGCAACGAGAACTCCTACGGCCACATCATCACCGTCGAGGATCCGATCGAATACGTGCACGAGCACAAGAACTGCATCATCACCCAGCGCGAAGTCGGGGTGGATACCGATGACTGGGGCCCGGCCCTGCGCAACACGCTGCGCCAGGCGCCGGACGTCATCATGATGGGCGAAATCCGTGATCGCAACACCATGGATTACGCCATTGCCTTCGCCGAAACCGGCCACCTTGCGCTGGCCACCCTGCATGCCAACAGCGCCAACCAGGCAATCGACCGGATCATCAACTTCTTCCCGGAAGAGCGCCGGCAGCAGTTGCTGATGGATCTGTCGCTCAACCTGCGCGCCATGGTCTCGCAGCGCCTGCTGCCCAAGAAGGACGGCAAGGGCCGGGTCGCCGCGGTCGAGATCCTGCTCAATTCGCCGCTGATTTCCGACCTGATCTTCAAGGGTGAGGTGCATGAAATCAAGGAAATCATGAAGAAGTCGCGCGAACTCGGCATGCAGACCTTCGACCAGGCGCTGTTCGACCTCTACGAGGCTGGCAAGATCACCTACGAGGATGCCCTGCGCAATGCCGATTCGCTGAACGACCTGCGTCTGCAGATCAAGTTGCTCGGCAAGGATGCCAAGGATCGCGATCTGACCAGCGGTCTCGGCCACCTCGATATTGTCTGA